A window of Phyllopteryx taeniolatus isolate TA_2022b chromosome 19, UOR_Ptae_1.2, whole genome shotgun sequence contains these coding sequences:
- the LOC133469190 gene encoding G protein-activated inward rectifier potassium channel 1-like — MAAIRRKLGEDYQVVNTSRGRTFCAPTRRKRQRFVEKNGRCNVQHGNLGGETSRYISDLFTTLVDLKWRWNLLIFILTYTVAWLVMASMWWLIAYIRGDLSRGGHDASSYTPCVANVYNFPSAFLFFIETEATIGYGHRYITEKCPEGIILFLFQSLLGSIVDAFLIGCMFIKMSQPKKRAETLMFSQDAVVSQRDGKLCLMFRVGNLRNSHMVSAQIRCKLIKSRQTPEGEFLPLDQCELDVGFGTGADQLFLVSPLTICHEINSKSPFFDLSQRSLMNEQFEIVVILEGIVETTGMTCQARTSYTEDEVLWGHRFLPVMSLEEGFFRVDYSQFHNTFEVPTPPYSVKEQEEKSSLTSPNPLPVALMPSSSPVGNCGRGGRRGRLLSADNVEPAEDQATRLPSKLQRMSSTREEQLWRGMKTAVPLPGGKASSMGDLPLSVQRLRSGSIPAARQGGRPEEQVQLLFLDGDAEQAELERHIAPAAINTITAAGARPEDNLPPKLRRMNADR, encoded by the exons ATGGCAGCCATCCGCAGGAAATTGGGCGAGGACTACCAGGTGGTGAACACCAGCCGGGGCAGGACTTTCTGCGCGCCCACCAGGAGGAAACGGCAGCGCTTCGTGGAGAAGAACGGCCGCTGCAACGTGCAGCACGGCAACCTGGGCGGCGAGACCAGCCGCTACATCTCGGACCTGTTCACCACGCTGGTGGACCTCAAGTGGCGCTGGAACCtgctcatcttcatcctcacctACACGGTGGCCTGGCTGGTGATGGCGTCCATGTGGTGGCTCATCGCCTACATCCGCGGCGACCTGAGCCGCGGCGGCCACGACGCGTCGTCCTACACGCCGTGCGTGGCCAACGTGTACAACTTCCCCTCcgccttcctcttcttcatcgAGACCGAGGCCACCATCGGCTACGGCCACCGCTACATCACCGAGAAGTGCCCCGAGGgcatcatcctcttcctcttccagtCGCTGCTGGGCTCCATCGTGGACGCCTTCCTCATCGGCTGCATGTTCATCAAGATGTCGCAGCCCAAGAAGCGCGCCGAGACGCTCATGTTCAGCCAGGACGCCGTCGTCTCGCAGCGGGACGGCAAGCTGTGCCTCATGTTCAGGGTGGGCAACCTGAGGAACAGCCACATGGTCTCCGCGCAGATCAGGTGCAAGCTCATCAAG TCTCGTCAGACCCCCGAAGGCGAGTTCCTGCCTCTGGATCAGTGCGAGCTGGACGTGGGCTTCGGCACGGGTGCGGACCAGCTCTTTCTGGTGTCGCCGCTCACCATCTGCCACGAGATCAACAGCAAGAGCCCGTTCTTCGACCTGTCCCAACGCTCGCTCATGAACGAGCAGTTCGAGATCGTCGTCATCCTTGAAGGCATCGTGGAAACAACTG GTATGACATGTCAGGCTCGGACGTCTTACACGGAAGATGAAGTCTTGTGGGGCCATCGGTTCCTGCCTGTCATGTCCCTGGAGGAGGGCTTCTTCAGGGTGGACTACTCTCAGTTTCACAACACCTTCGAGGTGCCCACACCTCCTTACAGCGTCAAAGAGCAGGAGGAGAAGTCATCGCTGACGTCGCCCAACCCTCTCCCGGTGGCCCTCATGCCCTCCTCCTCGCCGGTGGGTAACTGCGGCCGAGGGGGCCGCAGGGGAAGGCTCCTCTCGGCCGACAACGTGGAGCCCGCGGAGGACCAGGCCACCAGGCTGCCCAGCAAACTGCAGCGCATGAGCTCCACCAGAGAGGAGCAACTGTGGAGAGGGATGAAGACGGCAGTGCCCTTGCCCGGCGGGAAAGCCTCGAGCATGGGCGACCTGCCGCTAAGCGTCCAGAGGCTCAGGTCCGGCTCCATCCCCGCCGCTCGCCAAGGAGGGCGGCCGGAGGAGCAGGTCCAGCTCTTGTTCTTGGACGGGGACGCCGAGCAGGCCGAGCTGGAGAGGCACATAGCGCCGGCGGCCATTAACACCATCACGGCCGCCGGCGCGCGGCCGGAGGACAATTTGCCCCCCAAACTGCGCAGAATGAACGCAGACCGTTAA